The following coding sequences lie in one Coraliomargarita parva genomic window:
- a CDS encoding cadherin-like domain-containing protein, whose amino-acid sequence MKAIFRFFPLVPLMLAMGLGTASANVPEPSTIFYGKVLHRAYGNEHRLTEGTLSWTLSNEAGTEYTYTAELEDLGGELSYRISIPHQALSSGLTVDSSVIPLGTGEAEYTFKSITVDGYPAAILWSEIDILKLLQNARAATHRIDLLVSFDLLDTDGDGMPDWWEQFYGLDWQTPDDELDPDDDGWNNLDEYYNGTNPFSDDRAPSVQTAEISAFGESLNGVWLRSADADTGAENLVYTLTSLPDGGYLLRIPAAGGVEMVLNVGDQFTQTELNAGVLAYRHTDTQVEDTSFGVSLEDGTYAADEAEVAIHIFPPSSTAVAEASESSAIPTWWRDENTVYEAYWGLRENVISGDLVESSLLYLLGKNYGWTIWDERACTRPVSLATTQQGSHFILGGSENDVLGGGDEGDILNGGEGSDILSGGAGVDLFIVSDTGLEVITDFSSLEDILDLSDLVSGQSGQLNAYLLASYDGADTTIGVDMNGDGSGYTDATIRLEGIELSQDDLHRLWSLGQLLLGSVQGYVSVTIEGWPTAAIEEGYSTADLSVVRNGPVSSALTVNLDISGSATNGVDYTSLPSSLSFSAGQGSIPLVVNPLLDGANEYTELVNLGLASGSNYVLGSVFSGQISIVDAKQRFSINAITDATVVGGEPAYLQIRRQGPSSGFVQLLLKIGGTGVSGTDFTAIPTIVSFADSQAALLLPVEALANGSLADPETSETVSVTIKPAFSEEYSLGTPTTATVRLLSDAQAFDAWLAESMPEVDSSLSESELATVSSPRTGFQALLEYALSYGLDLDDGVDAEERGRLVPQIFRESDGLHFEFTQRLNDENLQYIVECSPDLVNWYSGAEYFESVPLPAADANAGRVRYRVLSEGEEDNCFIRVRVELINQ is encoded by the coding sequence ATGAAAGCCATCTTCCGCTTTTTCCCGCTTGTCCCACTCATGCTTGCCATGGGCTTGGGGACGGCCTCGGCCAATGTGCCGGAACCTTCAACCATCTTCTACGGGAAGGTCTTGCACCGCGCCTACGGCAACGAGCACCGGTTGACCGAAGGAACGCTTAGCTGGACCTTGAGCAACGAGGCGGGTACCGAGTACACCTACACCGCCGAACTGGAAGACCTGGGCGGGGAACTGTCCTACCGCATCTCGATTCCGCACCAGGCCTTGTCTTCCGGACTGACCGTCGATTCGTCGGTCATCCCGCTCGGGACGGGCGAAGCGGAGTACACCTTCAAGTCGATCACGGTGGACGGCTATCCGGCCGCCATCCTTTGGTCCGAGATCGACATCCTTAAGCTCCTTCAGAATGCACGGGCCGCCACGCACCGGATCGACCTGCTGGTCTCCTTCGACCTGCTGGATACCGACGGCGACGGCATGCCGGATTGGTGGGAGCAGTTCTACGGGCTGGATTGGCAGACCCCGGATGACGAACTGGATCCGGATGATGACGGGTGGAACAATCTGGACGAGTACTACAACGGCACGAACCCGTTCTCGGATGACCGGGCTCCCAGTGTGCAGACTGCTGAAATTTCCGCCTTTGGTGAATCACTCAACGGTGTCTGGCTGCGTTCTGCAGACGCCGACACCGGTGCTGAAAATCTGGTCTATACACTGACCTCCTTACCTGACGGCGGCTATCTCTTGCGCATCCCCGCAGCGGGTGGGGTCGAGATGGTCCTGAATGTCGGCGACCAGTTCACCCAGACCGAGCTGAATGCCGGTGTGCTGGCCTACCGCCATACCGACACGCAGGTGGAAGACACAAGCTTCGGTGTCTCGCTTGAAGACGGCACCTATGCCGCAGACGAAGCCGAAGTTGCAATCCACATCTTCCCTCCGTCCAGCACCGCGGTTGCGGAAGCCAGCGAATCCAGCGCGATCCCGACCTGGTGGCGTGACGAAAATACCGTCTACGAGGCATACTGGGGGCTCCGCGAAAACGTGATCAGCGGCGATCTGGTCGAGTCCTCCTTGCTCTACCTTCTCGGCAAGAACTACGGCTGGACCATCTGGGACGAGCGCGCCTGCACACGCCCGGTCAGCCTGGCGACCACCCAACAGGGCTCACATTTCATCCTCGGCGGTTCGGAAAACGATGTCCTCGGCGGCGGCGACGAAGGGGACATCCTGAATGGCGGCGAGGGCAGTGACATCCTTAGCGGCGGCGCCGGAGTCGACCTCTTCATAGTCAGTGACACCGGCCTTGAAGTGATTACCGATTTCAGCTCCCTTGAGGATATCCTGGACTTGAGCGATCTGGTCAGTGGGCAGAGTGGTCAATTGAATGCTTATCTGCTCGCCAGTTATGATGGAGCCGACACCACCATCGGGGTCGACATGAATGGCGACGGCAGCGGCTACACCGATGCCACGATCCGACTGGAAGGCATCGAGCTTAGCCAGGACGACCTGCATCGCCTCTGGTCGCTCGGGCAACTGCTGCTCGGTTCTGTCCAGGGCTATGTCTCGGTCACCATCGAAGGCTGGCCGACGGCTGCCATCGAGGAAGGGTATTCGACCGCAGACCTCAGCGTGGTGCGCAACGGGCCGGTCAGCAGCGCACTCACAGTCAACCTTGATATTTCCGGCAGCGCGACCAACGGGGTGGACTACACCAGCCTGCCGTCCAGCCTGAGCTTCTCTGCCGGCCAGGGGAGCATTCCGCTGGTAGTGAATCCGCTGCTGGACGGGGCCAACGAGTACACCGAACTGGTGAATCTGGGACTGGCCAGCGGTTCCAATTATGTACTCGGTTCCGTGTTCTCCGGACAGATCAGCATTGTCGATGCAAAGCAACGCTTCAGCATCAACGCCATCACGGATGCAACCGTGGTCGGTGGCGAGCCCGCCTATCTCCAAATCCGACGCCAGGGTCCCAGCTCCGGCTTCGTGCAACTGCTGCTCAAGATCGGCGGCACCGGCGTGAGCGGCACAGATTTCACCGCAATCCCGACCATCGTGTCCTTTGCCGATAGCCAGGCGGCGCTGCTGCTTCCGGTTGAGGCACTGGCCAACGGCTCCCTGGCCGATCCGGAAACCAGTGAAACAGTGAGCGTGACGATCAAGCCGGCCTTTAGTGAGGAATATTCCCTTGGCACGCCCACAACCGCGACCGTGCGCCTGCTCTCGGATGCTCAAGCCTTCGATGCATGGCTGGCGGAAAGCATGCCGGAGGTCGATTCCTCCCTGAGTGAATCGGAATTGGCCACGGTGTCTTCACCGCGGACCGGATTCCAGGCCTTGCTTGAATATGCACTGTCCTACGGTCTGGACCTCGATGATGGCGTGGATGCCGAAGAGCGCGGACGTCTGGTCCCGCAGATTTTCCGTGAGAGTGACGGCTTGCACTTCGAATTCACGCAGCGCCTGAACGACGAAAACCTGCAGTACATCGTCGAGTGCTCGCCGGATCTGGTCAACTGGTACAGCGGAGCTGAATATTTCGAATCCGTTCCCCTGCCGGCAGCGGATGCAAACGCCGGTCGTGTCCGCTACCGTGTCCTGAGCGAGGGCGAAGAAGATAACTGCTTCATCCGCGTCCGAGTGGAACTCATCAATCAATAA
- a CDS encoding peptidylprolyl isomerase yields MQGISQQKYASRRAIAGVCLTALLAAVFAGCSPEVETDPVAIQVGDREVRLSELQAQVDFLEAQGSLLSTDRDAFMQRYTERLAALQRARELGLDRDLALQHQWENLLIGRLHQQEVEQAMEALAVTEDEIGTYYDSHIGDYTKPALARPALLYLKKGKHLDEAGRRALSARLEEARQRVAELPETSRGFGALAMEYSEEGTSRFKGGDIGWLQDGQARYRWPLEVVEASFALSETGELSPVIETDDGFYLLMLLDKRAASVRSMEGRLSASIEHKLLQAKKQEIETRLKAQWRDDAGLLLHSNVLSQLDFKTTENNGEGGKAFTQMP; encoded by the coding sequence ATGCAAGGAATCTCCCAACAGAAATACGCAAGCCGGCGGGCAATCGCAGGCGTTTGCCTGACGGCACTCCTTGCCGCTGTCTTTGCGGGGTGCTCCCCGGAAGTGGAAACGGATCCGGTTGCGATACAAGTAGGCGACCGGGAAGTCCGCTTGAGTGAGCTTCAGGCGCAGGTCGATTTCCTCGAAGCACAGGGAAGCCTGCTTTCGACCGACAGGGATGCCTTTATGCAGCGCTACACAGAGCGGTTGGCGGCACTCCAGCGTGCCCGGGAGCTTGGACTGGACCGTGACCTTGCCCTGCAACACCAATGGGAAAACCTGCTGATCGGACGCCTGCACCAACAGGAGGTCGAGCAGGCCATGGAAGCCTTGGCAGTGACTGAGGATGAGATCGGAACTTATTACGATTCCCACATCGGGGACTACACCAAGCCGGCATTGGCACGTCCGGCCCTGCTCTATCTGAAGAAGGGCAAGCATCTGGATGAAGCCGGTCGGCGGGCACTGTCTGCACGCCTGGAAGAGGCCCGTCAGCGAGTTGCTGAGCTGCCGGAAACCAGCCGCGGCTTTGGGGCACTCGCGATGGAATACTCGGAAGAGGGGACCAGCCGTTTCAAGGGAGGCGACATCGGCTGGCTGCAGGACGGGCAGGCGCGTTATCGTTGGCCGTTGGAAGTGGTGGAAGCCAGCTTTGCCCTCAGTGAAACAGGTGAGCTTTCGCCGGTGATCGAGACAGATGACGGCTTCTACCTGCTCATGCTTCTGGATAAGCGTGCCGCCTCCGTACGCTCGATGGAAGGCCGGTTGTCGGCCTCAATCGAGCACAAGCTTCTACAGGCGAAGAAACAGGAAATTGAAACCCGGCTGAAAGCGCAATGGCGCGACGACGCCGGCTTGTTGCTCCATTCCAATGTACTCTCGCAGCTTGATTTTAAGACTACCGAAAACAACGGGGAAGGCGGCAAAGCCTTCACTCAAATGCCCTGA